The Candidatus Eisenbacteria bacterium genomic interval GGCGATCTCTCACACCAAGACGAACATCCGCGAGGGGATGATGCAGAGCGTGGACTCGGCCGCTCAGGGGCACTTCATCGTCGAGGTCCGCAATCGAAGGCAGTTGAACGAGGTCATCCGCGCCGTGCATTCCGTAAGGGGTGTGACGGGCGTCGACAGGCGCGCGGAGTCCACCAAGATGCCGGACTCGGAGAAGGGAGAGGAGGAGGAATGAATCGGTCGCTTGCGGTCCTGCTGGCCGTCCTTGTCGTGTGCGTCGCGTCGCCCGCCTCCGGCGAGGTCCAAGTCGGTCTCCGCGGGGGATGGTCCCACGCGCGCGGAGACCTCTTCACAGGCAGCGGCGATCCCGGGAGCGCCGGGATCTACGGCGTCGCGCTCGGCTTCGGGATCTTCGAACGCGTCGATCTGGAGGTGGCCTACGAACGCTACGCGAAGGAGTTCACCTTCGACCACGGCGTCTTCGAGTCCACCCTCTTCCACGGGCGCGTCGATTACGCGAATCAAGCCTATCTCTTGACCGGCAAGATCGAGCTCCCGCTCGTCCTGAAGCCGTTCGGTCTCTACGGGGGCGGCGGGGGGAGCCTGCACGAGATCCGGATCACGGTGGAGCCCGACGACGCCGGCCTCTCGAGCATCGCCGAGCAGCTCAGCGATGAGAGGAACGAGTGGGAGTGGCACCTCGTGGGGGGGCTCTCGCTGAGGATTCCGTCGACGCCGCTTCTGACCTACGCGGAGTATCGGTACCAGGATGTGTCGGGAAAGCACGGGCTGAGCTACGCCTCGGTCTATGCCGGGCTGAACCTGGTCCTCGAGTAGGCCATCGTGCTCGCGGTCGTTCAGAGGGTCGCGCGCGCATCCGTCCATGTGGGGGAGTCGTACCGCGCCTCGATCGGGCAGGGAGTGCTGATCCTGCTCGGCGTGGCGGAGGGCGACGAAGAGACCGACGCGCGCTGGCTGGCGTCGAAGTGCGCCACTCTCAGGATCTTCAACGATCCCGACGGGAGGATGAACCTCGACCTGGCAGCCGTGGGCGGCGCCGCCCTCGTGATCAGCCAGTTCACTCTCCTCGGCGATTGCGAGAAGGGGCGAAGGCCGAGCTTCACGAACGCTGCCCAACCCGCC includes:
- a CDS encoding D-tyrosyl-tRNA(Tyr) deacylase, whose amino-acid sequence is MLAVVQRVARASVHVGESYRASIGQGVLILLGVAEGDEETDARWLASKCATLRIFNDPDGRMNLDLAAVGGAALVISQFTLLGDCEKGRRPSFTNAAQPAAAERLYERFVAFLRGCGVPVSTGIFGAMMDVSLINEGPVTLLLDSTPWKRRRAIDAQRAAGGSRSGGEEQAPDGRVTDEGMA